The nucleotide sequence TGGCACGCGCCCCAGCCAAGCGGTGTGGGCCTGTGCTTTGCAAAAGCTGGTGGAGCGCGCTCCCGTCTATGGCCCCCAGCCGGGCTTGCTGATCATTGGCGAAACGGTGCAACTCAGCCCTTCGTACGATGCCAGCTGACAGCATTGGCGTGTGCTGGGGTCCGGCCGCAGCCCACCGCGCGTGAACCTGAGACTGAGCATGTGGAAAGCGATGGTTCCCGAGCTGGTGGTCACCGATGTGGAGGCATCCATGGCCTTTAGCCTTGTTGAAGGATTTACGAGGCCTGGCACCTCGTTGATACGCGCTGTAGAAGCGCTGAGCGAACGCAGCAAGCCATGATGGAGTTTCTGTTTCTTCCGGTGTTGGTGTGCGGCATCGCTGTGCTGGTGGCTTTGGCCATAGACCATTTTTGGGGCGAGCCGCCGGTGAATCTTCACCCCGTGGTGTGGATGGGCAACTATCTGGCATGGGCGGGAGCGAAAGTTCAGGCGCGTACCGTGGCAGACCCCTTGCAGCGTGACCTCCGGGCGTTTGCTTGGGGTGCCTTGGCCTGGTGCGTGGGTTTGGCATTGGTGCTGCTGGTGGCCCTGTTAGCCCAGGCGGGCGCGGCGCTGCTGTTTGCAAGCCTTGCCAGCAGCAAGCAAGGGCCGTGGGTTCCAGCGGATACGCATGCGCAGAGTTTGTCTTGGTATGGCGCTGTGCTTGTGTGTGGTGCCTTGCTTGGCCTGCTGCTCAAGCCCTTGCTCGCGTGGGCCATGCTGCGCAGTGAGGTCTTGGCTGTGGAAGATGCGCTCTCGGGCCCCCAAGGCTGTTTGGAGTCTGGCCGCCAACGCTTGAGTTGGTTGGTGAGCCGTGACGTGGCGGCCCTTAGTGAGTCGGGCGTGCGTGAGAGTGCCATTGAGTCTTTGGCCGAAAACCTCAATGACTCGGTGGTTGCGCCCTTGTTTTGGTTCATCTTGGCTGGTTTGCCTGGCGCGGCCATGTACCGCTTTGCCAATACGGCGGACGCCATGTGGGGCTACCCTGGGGTTTACAAAGGGCGCAACTGGGCTTGCGCGGGCAAGTGGGCTGCGCGTGTGGACGATGTGTTGAGCTATGTGCCCGCCCGCATCACGGCTTGGCTCTTGGCGCTGGTGTCTGGCGGGCAAACCCTGACGGTGTTGCAGGCCCAAGCCCGGCGCACACCCTCGCCCAACAGCGGTTGGCCCATGGCGGCCATGGCCCTAGGTTTGGGTGTCTGTTTGCAAAAGCCGGGCGTGTATGTCCTGAATGCGCAAGGGCGAGCGCCGCTGCGCCAAGATACCCTAAAGGCCATCGTTTATGCGAGAAATAGCGTGCTGGCGCTTGTTCTGATTGCGCAGACAGCTATAGTTTTGGTAGCGTTTGGATGGGTGGTTTGAGATGACTTCCCATCTGAATCCGGGGTTGGCGCGTGTGCATGGTGGCACCGATGCCTTGGGCACCGTTCAACACGATTTCTCCACCAACAGCAATGCCTGTGGGCCTTGTCCTGCCGCTGTGGCGGCGGTGCAGGCCGCAGACGCCACCCGGTACCCGGACTCCACCTACACGGCTTTGCGAACCACGCTGGCTGCTTTTCACGGGGTGGACGCCTGGCGCATTGTGTTGGCCGCGAGTGCCAGTGAGTTTATTTTCCGAGTGACGGCATGGCGACGTTTGCAGGGTGCAAGCACGGTGCACTTGCCTCCCCATGCCTACGGTGACTATGCCGCCGCTGCTGCCGCTTGGGGTTTGCAGCCTACTGAAGGAGTAGATAGTGCGGACCTTGTGTGGGCGTGTGAGCCGTCAAGCCCGCTGGGGCAGTCGCACCGCAACTGGCCCCAAGATTTGGCACGCTGCGCAGTGGTGCTGGACTGTGCCTATGCACCTTTGCGTTTGGAAGGGCTCCCGAGTTTGGGCCCTGCGCAGCGGCAGCAGGTGTGGCAACTTTTTTCACCTAACAAGGCATTGGGCTTGACGGGTGTGCGTGCGGCCTACGCCATTGCGCCGCTGCATGCCCAGGTCGAAGTGTCTGGCCTGGAGGCCTTAGCGCCGTCTTGGCCAGTGGGCGTGCATGGTGTGGCGATGCTTAACGCGTGGGCTCAACCAGCGACTGCGCAGTGGCTTGCCAGCAGTTTGACGACCTTGCGCACCTGGAAAGCGGGGCAAATCAGTGCGCTGCTGAGCCAAGGGTGGGAGCTAGCGCCTAGCGAGGCCAACTATGTGTGCGCGCGGCCCCCGCAGCCTGCCGATGCGCAGGCCTTGTGTGTAAGCTTGCGTACCCACGGAATCAAGGTACGCGATGCGACTTCCTTTGGTTTGAGCGGGTGGTTTCGGCTAGGCGTGCTGTCGCCGGGTGCAGTCGAAGCGTTGGTTCTACAACTTCAACGAGAAAGCTGACCATGCCAAACTTGTCCGTCACTCGCGCCACGTGCGTGCGGTTTATCGGTCTATGTGTATTCCTGTTGATGGCTTCCACGGTGTGGGCCCAACCCAAGACCTGCGCCATGGTGTTGATGCACGGCAAGTGGGGCCACCCCAACAACTTGGCAGTGTTTGGCCGAACGCTTGAGGCGGTGTGTGAGACCTATTCGATCGAGATGCCTTGGTCACGCAATCGCAATTACGACCAACCTTATGGGGTGGCCATTGCAGAAATCTCTGCAAAGGTTCAAGCATTGCGCGCCAAAGGTTTTAGCCGCGTGCTGCTC is from Rhodoferax aquaticus and encodes:
- the cbiB gene encoding adenosylcobinamide-phosphate synthase CbiB gives rise to the protein MMEFLFLPVLVCGIAVLVALAIDHFWGEPPVNLHPVVWMGNYLAWAGAKVQARTVADPLQRDLRAFAWGALAWCVGLALVLLVALLAQAGAALLFASLASSKQGPWVPADTHAQSLSWYGAVLVCGALLGLLLKPLLAWAMLRSEVLAVEDALSGPQGCLESGRQRLSWLVSRDVAALSESGVRESAIESLAENLNDSVVAPLFWFILAGLPGAAMYRFANTADAMWGYPGVYKGRNWACAGKWAARVDDVLSYVPARITAWLLALVSGGQTLTVLQAQARRTPSPNSGWPMAAMALGLGVCLQKPGVYVLNAQGRAPLRQDTLKAIVYARNSVLALVLIAQTAIVLVAFGWVV
- a CDS encoding aminotransferase class I/II-fold pyridoxal phosphate-dependent enzyme: MTSHLNPGLARVHGGTDALGTVQHDFSTNSNACGPCPAAVAAVQAADATRYPDSTYTALRTTLAAFHGVDAWRIVLAASASEFIFRVTAWRRLQGASTVHLPPHAYGDYAAAAAAWGLQPTEGVDSADLVWACEPSSPLGQSHRNWPQDLARCAVVLDCAYAPLRLEGLPSLGPAQRQQVWQLFSPNKALGLTGVRAAYAIAPLHAQVEVSGLEALAPSWPVGVHGVAMLNAWAQPATAQWLASSLTTLRTWKAGQISALLSQGWELAPSEANYVCARPPQPADAQALCVSLRTHGIKVRDATSFGLSGWFRLGVLSPGAVEALVLQLQRES